DNA sequence from the Brachybacterium sp. P6-10-X1 genome:
AGGAGGGCATGGAAGCCGCCGCCGCGACTGCTGCGGCGGCGGGGGCCGTATCGGCACCGGTGGAAGAGCACGAACTGGCCCTGGACGTGCCGTTCCTCTATGTCGCCTACGAGACGTGCACCCGGGCGCCGCTGGTACTCGGCTGGATCGGGGATCCGACGCGGACTCGCTGAGCCGGCTCGCCCGTCGGCCGGCCCAGGCCCCGGCCCCGTCGTCCCGCCCCGCAGTCCTGCGTCCCGTCCCGGCCCCGGCGTCCCGCCCCGCAGCCCGGCGTCCCGTCCCGGCCCCGGTGTCCCGCCCCGCAGCCGGGTGTCCCGCCCTGCAGCCCGGTGTCCCGCTCCACGGCCCGGCGTCCCGCCCGTCGGCCCGGCGTCCCGTTCCGCGGCCCGGCGTCCCACCCGTCGGCCCTGCGCGGGCCGCCCGCGACCGCCGGAGGACGCGAGATCCGGGAAACCAGGTGCGATCGTCGGGCCCCCGTGAAAGGTTTGTCCGATGGGGATCTTCGCGGTCGGGGCGTGGTGCATCAGGCAGGCATGGGCGGCGGCGCCCCGCATGGTCGCGGCCGCCGTGGTCCTGGGCCTCCTCGTCGCGGCCGTCCCCTCGCTGCAGGTCGTGCTCATGGCGCAGTTCGTCGGCGCCCTCACCGGAGCGGACAGCTTCGACGACGTCGCCATGCCGTTCGCGGGACTCGTGCTGCTGATCGCCTTCACCGGGCCCGTCGAGGCGATCGCCGGCACCATGCAGTGGCGCGTCGTGGACCTCATCGGCCTGCGCTCCAAGCGGGAGATCGCCGACACCCTGGCGACGCTGCCCCCGACGGTGCTGGCGGACCCGGTCGCCGCGGCCGACATCGAAGCCGGCAACAAGGCCGCCGAGGAGGAGATCGCCTTCCTCTACCCCTTCGTGCTGAGCCTGCTGCGCGACATCCTGTCGGTGGTCGGGGTGTTCCTCACCCTGGCCACGATGAGCCCGCTGGCCGCGGTGTTCGTCCTGGTCTCCCTGCTCCCGATGCTGCTGGCCTCGCAGCGGATCTCCCGCATCAGCTCGAGGATGTGGGATGACGTCGGCAAGCTCTACTGGCGATCGCGGTATCTCCACCAGCATCTGGTCACGACGGCGTCGTCGATCGAGCTGACCTCCCTCGGCGCCAATGGCCAGATCTCCTCGAAGGTCGCCGGGACGATCGGGCAGATCACCGCACGCAAGGCGCAGACCTACCTCCCCATGCTCTCCTGGCGACTGCTCGCGGGGGCGGCGACCTCGCTCCTGCTGGCCGGTGCGCTCGCCGCGCTCGTGGTGGGCGTGCACTACGGACCGGCCGCCGCCGGCGGCGTCTACGGGGTGATGGCCGCGATGGGGGCGGTGGGCTCCCTGGGCTCGAACCTCGGGAACATCGTCGAGGGCAGCGCTCCCTACGAGCGCTACCAGAAGCTGCTGGGCATGCGGCGCGAGGCACGCGACCCCTCGCTCGCCCTGGATGCGCACTCCCTCGTGGTCACGGACGTCTCCCATACCTACGAAGGGCAGGAGACCCCCTCGCTCGTCGGCCTCGACCTGCGCATCGACAAGGGCCGCATCGTCGCGCTGGTGGGCGTCAACGGCGCGGGCAAGACCACCGCGGTGAACTCCATCGTGGGCACCTTGGACCCGCAGCTCGGGGCCATCTCGATCGATGGCCGCACCCGCGCGGACATGCCCTTCCAGGAATGGGTGGGCCACTTCGGCGCCCTCACCCAGGAGTTCGGCCGCTACGAGCTGACCGTACGGGAATCGCTGCAGCTGGGCACCCCGCGCCGCGACGTCACCGACGCGGAGATGTGGGCGGCGCTGGAGGCGGCGAACGCCGCGCGCATGGTGCGCGAGTTCGCGGACGGGCTGGACCAGCAGCTCGGTTCCCAGTGGGACGGGGGCGTGGGGCTCTCCGGCGGACAGTGGCAGCGCATCTCCCTCGCGCGCATCCACCTGCGCGCAGCACCGATCTGGATCCTCGACGAGCCCACCAGCGCGATCGACGCCGAGGCCGAGCAGGACATCTTCCGCGAGCTGCAGCGTTCGAAGGCGGATCGCATCACCATCGTCGTCTCCCACCGCGCGTGGACCCTGCGCGGGATGGACGAGATCCTGGTGGTCGACGAGGGCCGAGTGATCGAGCGCGGCCGTTACGACGAGCTGCTCGGCCGGGGCGGGCGCTTCACGGAGATCTTCGCGGAGCAGGCGGCCTGAGCGCGGAGGGGCAGGATCCGCCGGCCCCGCCGCTGCGCCGCCGACTACCCTGGTGGCAGAGCGCTCGACGGATCTCGCGATGGAGGAGACATGCCTGCTGCACGCCCCTGGCCCCTCGGAGTCGACGGAATCGCCTACGGCGGTGACTACAACCCGGAGCAGTGGCCCCGCGAGGTGCGGCTGGAGGACGTCGAGCTGATGCGCGAGGCCGGGGTCACCCTGGTCAGCGTCGCGATCTTCGCCTGGGCGACGCTCGAGCCGCGCGAAGGCGAGTACGACCTCGCCTGGCTCGACGAGGTCATGGATTCCCTCGGCGAGGCGGGCATCAAGGTGGCCCTGGCCACCGCGACCGCCTCTCCGCCGCCGTGGCTGACCCGCCACCACCCGGAGATCCTCCCCGTCACCGAGGACGGCACCACGCTCGGCCCGGGCGGGCGGCAGGCCTACGCCGTCTCCTCGCCGCTGTTCCGCGAGTACGCGCTGCGGATGACCCGCATGATGGCCGAGCGCTACGGCGACCATCCTGCGCTCGCGCTGTGGCACGTGGACAACGAGCTGGGCTGCCACGTCCCGCACGACTACTCCGAGCACGCCGCCGTCGCCTTCCGCGGCTGGCTCGAGCGCCGCTACGGCACCGTCGAGCGGCTCAACGAGGCGTGGGGCACTGCCTTCTGGTCGCAGCGCTACGACTCCTTCCACGAGATCCTGCCGCCGCGCGCGGCACCCACCGATCCCAACCCCACCCAGCAGCTGGACTTCGCCCGCTACTCCAGCGACGAGCTGCTGGCCCACTACCGCGCCCTGCGCGGGGTGCTGCGGGAGGTCACCCCGCAGATCCCTGCGACGACGAACGTCATGCTCTCCTCGGCGACCAAGTGGATGGACTACTTCTCCTGGGCGGGCGACGTCGACGTGGTCGCCAACGACCATTACCTGATCGCCGCCGACCCGCGCGGACAGATCGAGCTGGCCCTGGCGGCGGACCTCTCCCGCGGCGTCGCGGGCGGGGACCCCTGGATCCTCATGGAGCACTCCACCTCCGCCGTGAACTGGCAGGCCCGCAACCGTGCCAAGGGTCCCGCGGAGATGCTGCGCAATTCGCTCTCGCACGTCGCGCGCGGAGCCGACGGGATCATGTTCTTCCAGTGGCGCCAGTCCCGCGCCGGCGCCGAGAAGTTCCACTCGGCGATGCTTCCCCACGCCGGCCAGGAGTCCGAGGTCTGGCGCAGCACGGTCGCGCTGGGTCGGGCGCTGGAGGCTCTCGCCCCCGTCCACGGCAGCCGGGTGCTGAACCGGGTCGCGATCGTCATGGACTATCCCTCCTGGTGGGGCAGCGAGCTGGACTCCCACCCCACCCAGGCGCTGCGCTACAGCGAGGAGCTGCTGCGCTGGTACACGGCGCTGTGGGACCTCGGCGTCGGGGTCGATCTGGTGCCGACGGGAACCGATCTGACCGGCTACGACCTGGTGGTCGCCCCCACGCTGTACACGGTGAGCGACGAGGACGCCGAGCGCCTGGCGGAGGCCGCCCGCGCCGGGACGCAGGTCGTGATCACCTTCTTCTCCGGGATCGTCGATGAGAACGACCACGTGCGCCTGGGCGGCTACCCGGGTGCGTTCCGCGAGTTGCTCGGCGTGCGCAGCGAGGAGTTCCATCCGCTGGTCGAGGGCGAGATCCGTCATCTCGACGACGGCACGGCCGCGGATCTGTGGAGCGAGAAGACGCACCTCGAGGGTGCCGAGGCCGTGCGCACCTGGGCCGACGGGCCGCTGCACGGCTGGCCCGCGGTCACCCGCCAGGTGGTGGGTGACGGTGCGGGCTGGTACGTGGCCGCTCGCCCGTCGGCCGACGGGTTGGAGACGCTGCTGGGCGAGATCGTCGCGGCCGCCGGTGTGGAGCCGACGGTGCCGGGACTGCACCGCGACGTCGAGGCGGTGCGCCGCTTCGCCGAGGACGGCATCACCTACTTGTTCGTCCTGAACCACTCCGAGGGCGACCAGGTGGTGCAGGTCAGCGGGTACGAGATGCTCAGCGGTGCCGATGCGGAGGGCGCGCTGACGGTGCCTGCCGGCTCGGCCGCCGTGATCCAGGAGAGCTGAGGGTCGCCCCACCTGTCGGCCAGATTCCTGACAGACTGGTGTAAGACGTTTCACCGAGAGGACGACCGACGATGACCGCCCTGCTGCAGCCCACCCCGGACGGATTCCTCCGCGCGGGGGAACCCCACCTCGTGATCTCCGGGGCGATCCACTACTTCCGCGTCCACCCCGAGCAGTGGCGCGATCGCCTGCGCCGCCTGGTCGCGATGGGGTGCAACACCGTGGAGACCTACGTGGCCTGGAACGTCCACCAGCCCTCTGCGGATGTCGTCGACTTCGACGGCCTCGCGGACCTGGGCCGCTTCCTCGACATCGCGGCGGAGGAGGGTCTCGAGGCGATCGTGCGCCCGGGGCCCTACATCTGCGCCGAATGGGAGAATGGCGGTTTCCCCGGCTGGCTCCTCGCCGACCGCAATCTACGACTGCGCAACCGCAATGCGCCCTACCTGGCGCAGGTCGACGCCTGGTTCGACCAGCTGATCCCGGTGATCGCCGCGCGGCAGGCGAGCCGCGGCGGCCCCGTCGTGATGGTCCAGGTCGAGAACGAGTACGGCAGCTTCGGCGACGACACCGCCTACCTCGCGCACCTGCGCGACGGCCTGATCGCGCGCGGCGTCGACGAACTGCTGGTGACCTCCGACGGTCCCGCGCGCACGTGGCTGACCGGTGGCACGGTCGACGGGGCGCTGGCCACCGTGAACTTCGGATCCCGCGCTCTGCAGGTGCTCGAGATGGCCGAGCGAGAACTGCCCGCTCAGCCGCAGATGTGCATGGAGTTCTGGAACGGCTGGTTCGACCACTGGGGCGAGGAGCATCACGAGCGCACCGGGGGTGACGCCGCCGGGGAGCTGGCCGACATGCTCGCAGCCGGCATGAGCGTGAACGTCTACATGGCCCACGGCGGCACCAACTTCGGCCTGCGCGCCGGCGCCAACCACGACGGCGCCCTGCAGCCGACCACCACCAGCTACGACTACGACGCCCCGATCGCGGAGAACGGTGAGCTCACGGAGAAGTTCCGTGCCTTCCGCGAGGTGGTCTCCCGCCACCGCGAGCTGCCCCCGCTCCCGGAACATCTGCAGCAGCTCGGTCTCGCCGCCGTGCCCGCTCGACTGCCCGCGTCCGAGGTGAGGATGGAGAAGACCATCGCGCTGCGCGGCACCGAGCGCTTCGCCCGGCCCGCCACCGTGCACCCGACCCCGCCCTCCTTCGAGGACATCGGCCTCGAGCGCGGCCTGCTGCGCCTGAGCCGCGACATCGAGATCGCCGCCGTCGAGCGGGACGGCCACCTCGAGATCTCCGCGCTGCAGCTGTATGACCTGCATGATCGAGCCTGGGTCTACATCGACGGGATCTACGTCGGTGCGACCGGCGTGGTGGGCGACGAACAGCGGGACATCGATCCCGCCCTCGTCGAGCTCAGCCCGTTCGCGGGCCGCCTGCTGCCGCGCGGCGGGCACCGCATCGTGCGGGTGGAGATCCTGGTCGAGAACCTGGGGCGCGTGAACTTCGGGCCCTATCTGGGTGAGCGCAAGGGGATCCTGGGCGGCGTGTGGCAGTCGGTCCGCTTCCTCAACGACTGGGAGGCCGATCCCTGGCCGCTGGAGGACATGGCCGACGAGCTCGCCGCCCTGGTCGAGGCCGGGCCGGAGCTGGAGGACCGGGAGCACGCCGGAGCGCGTGCCGGGACCGGGGCGCGCGCTGACGATGTCGCGAGCGCCGATGACCGGGGAGAGGCCGTCCTCGATGACGCGTTGCCCGTCCTGGTCAGCGCCTCCTTCACAGCGGGCGAGCAGGCGGACGCCTTCCTCGACGTCTCCGGGGCCGGCCACGGCGTCGCCTACGTGAACGGCTTCTGCGTGGGCCGCTACTGGAACATCGGTCCGCAGCAGACCCTCTACGTGCCGGCACCGGTGGTGCGTGCAGGCCGCAATGAGGTGCTGCTGCTGGACCTCGAGAAGCGCCCGACGCACCTCGCGCTCGCCGAGCAGCACGTGTTCGGGCGGACGGACGGCTGAGCGCGAGCGACCCGACCCGACGGCCAGGCGATCACCGGCGAGTGCTGACGGGCCGGTGATCGCCCGTGGGTGCTCACACCGCATCGCTCACAGCGAGGTGCTGGGCGTGACCGGGACGTCCTCGGGCAGTACCTCCGCGTACTCCTCGAGGATCTTCTTCCCGCCGTCCTCCTCCCATTCCTTCACCGCGGCCAGGAAATCATCGATGGTCTTGCGCCCCTGGATCACCGAACTGCGCACATCGCTGAGCCGTGCGTCGATCTCGGTGCCCTTCTTCGAGTTGGTATCCGAGTACAGGCCGTTGGTGGGCCGGCGCATCATCAGCTCCAGCAGCTCCTTCTCCTTCTCGTACATGTACTCGGAGTCCGACGGGTGCGGGTTGTAGATCACGCCTTCGCCAGCGGTCATGATCTCCAGCGCGGAGCGAAGG
Encoded proteins:
- a CDS encoding ABC transporter ATP-binding protein yields the protein MGIFAVGAWCIRQAWAAAPRMVAAAVVLGLLVAAVPSLQVVLMAQFVGALTGADSFDDVAMPFAGLVLLIAFTGPVEAIAGTMQWRVVDLIGLRSKREIADTLATLPPTVLADPVAAADIEAGNKAAEEEIAFLYPFVLSLLRDILSVVGVFLTLATMSPLAAVFVLVSLLPMLLASQRISRISSRMWDDVGKLYWRSRYLHQHLVTTASSIELTSLGANGQISSKVAGTIGQITARKAQTYLPMLSWRLLAGAATSLLLAGALAALVVGVHYGPAAAGGVYGVMAAMGAVGSLGSNLGNIVEGSAPYERYQKLLGMRREARDPSLALDAHSLVVTDVSHTYEGQETPSLVGLDLRIDKGRIVALVGVNGAGKTTAVNSIVGTLDPQLGAISIDGRTRADMPFQEWVGHFGALTQEFGRYELTVRESLQLGTPRRDVTDAEMWAALEAANAARMVREFADGLDQQLGSQWDGGVGLSGGQWQRISLARIHLRAAPIWILDEPTSAIDAEAEQDIFRELQRSKADRITIVVSHRAWTLRGMDEILVVDEGRVIERGRYDELLGRGGRFTEIFAEQAA
- a CDS encoding beta-galactosidase, whose amino-acid sequence is MPAARPWPLGVDGIAYGGDYNPEQWPREVRLEDVELMREAGVTLVSVAIFAWATLEPREGEYDLAWLDEVMDSLGEAGIKVALATATASPPPWLTRHHPEILPVTEDGTTLGPGGRQAYAVSSPLFREYALRMTRMMAERYGDHPALALWHVDNELGCHVPHDYSEHAAVAFRGWLERRYGTVERLNEAWGTAFWSQRYDSFHEILPPRAAPTDPNPTQQLDFARYSSDELLAHYRALRGVLREVTPQIPATTNVMLSSATKWMDYFSWAGDVDVVANDHYLIAADPRGQIELALAADLSRGVAGGDPWILMEHSTSAVNWQARNRAKGPAEMLRNSLSHVARGADGIMFFQWRQSRAGAEKFHSAMLPHAGQESEVWRSTVALGRALEALAPVHGSRVLNRVAIVMDYPSWWGSELDSHPTQALRYSEELLRWYTALWDLGVGVDLVPTGTDLTGYDLVVAPTLYTVSDEDAERLAEAARAGTQVVITFFSGIVDENDHVRLGGYPGAFRELLGVRSEEFHPLVEGEIRHLDDGTAADLWSEKTHLEGAEAVRTWADGPLHGWPAVTRQVVGDGAGWYVAARPSADGLETLLGEIVAAAGVEPTVPGLHRDVEAVRRFAEDGITYLFVLNHSEGDQVVQVSGYEMLSGADAEGALTVPAGSAAVIQES
- a CDS encoding beta-galactosidase family protein, with amino-acid sequence MTALLQPTPDGFLRAGEPHLVISGAIHYFRVHPEQWRDRLRRLVAMGCNTVETYVAWNVHQPSADVVDFDGLADLGRFLDIAAEEGLEAIVRPGPYICAEWENGGFPGWLLADRNLRLRNRNAPYLAQVDAWFDQLIPVIAARQASRGGPVVMVQVENEYGSFGDDTAYLAHLRDGLIARGVDELLVTSDGPARTWLTGGTVDGALATVNFGSRALQVLEMAERELPAQPQMCMEFWNGWFDHWGEEHHERTGGDAAGELADMLAAGMSVNVYMAHGGTNFGLRAGANHDGALQPTTTSYDYDAPIAENGELTEKFRAFREVVSRHRELPPLPEHLQQLGLAAVPARLPASEVRMEKTIALRGTERFARPATVHPTPPSFEDIGLERGLLRLSRDIEIAAVERDGHLEISALQLYDLHDRAWVYIDGIYVGATGVVGDEQRDIDPALVELSPFAGRLLPRGGHRIVRVEILVENLGRVNFGPYLGERKGILGGVWQSVRFLNDWEADPWPLEDMADELAALVEAGPELEDREHAGARAGTGARADDVASADDRGEAVLDDALPVLVSASFTAGEQADAFLDVSGAGHGVAYVNGFCVGRYWNIGPQQTLYVPAPVVRAGRNEVLLLDLEKRPTHLALAEQHVFGRTDG